The following are encoded together in the Weissella soli genome:
- the rplA gene encoding 50S ribosomal protein L1 — MAKKYGKKYLAAAEKVDREKLYTVDEAAALVKDIDFAKFDSTVEIAFNLNVDTRQADQQLRGAVVLPNGTGKDQTVVVFAQGDKAKEAEAAGADVVGAADLVQRIADGWMDFDVAIATPDMMAQVGRVGRALGPKGLMPNPKTGTVTFDVAKAVEESKSGKVTYRTDRDGNVAVPVGKVSFDADKLVGNIKSIADVVIKARPAAVKGTYVKHISIASTFGPSINIDITSL, encoded by the coding sequence ATGGCTAAGAAGTATGGTAAGAAGTATTTAGCAGCCGCTGAAAAGGTTGACCGTGAGAAGTTGTACACGGTTGATGAAGCAGCTGCGTTGGTAAAGGATATCGACTTTGCCAAGTTTGACTCAACTGTTGAAATTGCTTTCAATTTGAACGTTGATACTCGTCAAGCTGATCAACAATTACGTGGGGCCGTTGTTTTGCCTAACGGAACTGGTAAGGATCAAACTGTTGTTGTTTTCGCTCAAGGTGATAAGGCTAAGGAAGCCGAAGCAGCTGGTGCTGACGTTGTTGGTGCTGCTGATTTGGTTCAACGTATCGCTGATGGTTGGATGGATTTCGACGTTGCCATTGCAACGCCTGACATGATGGCGCAAGTTGGTCGTGTTGGTCGTGCCTTGGGACCTAAGGGATTGATGCCTAACCCTAAGACTGGAACTGTTACTTTCGACGTTGCTAAGGCCGTTGAAGAATCAAAGTCTGGAAAGGTTACTTACCGTACAGACCGTGATGGTAACGTTGCTGTACCAGTTGGTAAGGTTTCATTTGATGCTGACAAGCTTGTTGGTAACATCAAGTCAATTGCTGACGTTGTTATTAAGGCACGTCCAGCAGCCGTTAAGGGAACTTACGTAAAGCACATTTCAATTGCTTCTACATTTGGACCTTCAATCAACATCGATATTACTTCATTGTAA
- a CDS encoding dihydrolipoyl dehydrogenase family protein, translating into MTETKHYDVAIIGAGPAGLAAADDVKRAGKSVVVIEKYLWGGTCPNYGCDPKKILLAGIEAKESFDFLAGDGLLGDVKIEWPALMARKTHFTESIPERTQSQLESVGITTLYGPAHFINKDTVVVHGVAGDLEVQATDWVVSVGQRPATLDIPGAELSIDSEAFLSLPEMPQHVTIVGGGYIAIEFAGIAAGAGAEVTLIIRDSELLKDFDSQYVDILTKELEKRGIKFYYNTEVTAITENADKSLTLDLSFGQPLTTDLVVLAIGRVGNSDTLALENAGVETDRRGINVDNFLRTDNPHIYAAGDVANTPVPRITTAGYFEARYAVSVILGQTDQPIRYPAIPVVVYATPKLATVGVPTEIAANYGYTVTELDMTSWFSYYRTGEPVARTKVVLDAQKHLVGATVLGSHADELINYFTEAINNGDGYQEIRDRLYAYPTIASDLEYFF; encoded by the coding sequence ATGACTGAAACAAAACATTATGATGTGGCAATTATCGGTGCTGGACCAGCTGGCTTGGCTGCGGCCGATGATGTCAAGCGGGCTGGTAAGTCAGTGGTCGTCATTGAAAAATATTTGTGGGGTGGTACTTGCCCTAATTATGGCTGTGATCCCAAGAAGATTCTGTTGGCCGGTATTGAAGCCAAGGAATCCTTTGATTTTTTGGCCGGGGATGGGTTACTTGGTGACGTTAAGATTGAATGGCCAGCATTGATGGCGCGTAAGACGCACTTTACCGAATCAATCCCTGAGCGGACGCAATCACAACTTGAGAGTGTTGGGATTACTACCTTGTATGGTCCAGCGCATTTCATTAATAAAGATACAGTCGTCGTTCATGGTGTGGCTGGCGACCTCGAGGTCCAAGCAACCGACTGGGTTGTGTCAGTTGGTCAACGGCCAGCCACGTTGGACATTCCAGGAGCTGAGTTAAGTATTGATTCAGAAGCATTCTTAAGCTTGCCAGAGATGCCACAACACGTCACCATTGTTGGTGGTGGGTACATTGCGATTGAATTCGCTGGGATTGCCGCTGGTGCGGGGGCTGAAGTCACCTTGATTATCCGTGATTCTGAATTGTTAAAGGATTTTGATTCGCAATACGTTGATATCTTGACCAAAGAGTTGGAGAAGCGGGGGATTAAGTTTTATTACAATACTGAAGTGACCGCAATCACAGAAAATGCTGACAAATCATTAACACTTGATCTATCTTTCGGGCAACCATTAACAACTGATTTAGTTGTTTTGGCAATTGGCCGGGTTGGTAATAGTGATACGTTGGCCTTGGAAAATGCGGGTGTGGAGACGGATCGGCGCGGTATTAATGTCGATAACTTCCTACGTACGGATAATCCGCACATCTACGCTGCAGGTGACGTGGCTAATACACCAGTACCACGCATTACCACGGCTGGCTATTTTGAGGCTCGGTATGCCGTTTCGGTTATTTTGGGACAAACAGACCAACCAATTCGTTATCCAGCAATTCCCGTCGTCGTCTATGCAACGCCAAAGTTAGCGACGGTGGGTGTTCCTACTGAAATTGCAGCTAATTACGGCTACACAGTTACTGAACTAGATATGACGAGTTGGTTTAGCTATTACCGTACTGGTGAACCCGTGGCGCGCACCAAGGTTGTCTTAGATGCACAAAAGCATTTGGTCGGGGCGACTGTGTTGGGTAGTCACGCTGATGAATTGATTAACTACTTTACTGAGGCCATCAATAACGGTGATGGTTATCAAGAAATCCGTGACCGCTTGTACGCCTATCCAACCATTGCGTCTGATTTGGAATACTTCTTCTAA
- a CDS encoding GAF domain-containing protein — protein MATFDWSKDPQWALNPAQNGGVTLAETELETLNNTPLISRLLTTQIHGEESEAFALANYANAAAILFENLKAVNWAGFYFYDEKVDELILGPFLGKPAVVRIKPGAGVVGKTFDSQQTTVVGDVHAFSGHIACDPASNAEIVVPITRADGTKLGVLDIDSTAFNRFGGKDVADLEDFVKTLVAFV, from the coding sequence ATGGCAACATTTGATTGGTCAAAAGACCCCCAATGGGCATTGAATCCGGCACAAAACGGTGGGGTAACACTGGCCGAAACAGAACTTGAAACACTAAACAACACCCCCCTAATCAGTCGTTTGCTCACAACGCAAATTCACGGTGAGGAATCAGAAGCGTTTGCGCTGGCCAACTATGCCAATGCTGCAGCTATCCTGTTTGAAAATCTCAAGGCGGTTAACTGGGCCGGCTTCTACTTCTATGATGAAAAGGTAGATGAACTCATTTTAGGACCATTCTTGGGTAAGCCAGCGGTGGTGCGCATTAAGCCTGGGGCTGGGGTAGTCGGTAAGACTTTTGACAGCCAACAGACGACGGTTGTTGGTGACGTACATGCGTTTTCTGGGCACATCGCCTGCGACCCCGCCTCAAATGCGGAAATCGTGGTCCCTATTACCCGTGCAGATGGTACCAAGCTGGGCGTGTTAGATATCGATTCAACCGCCTTTAATCGCTTTGGTGGTAAGGATGTCGCTGACTTGGAAGACTTCGTCAAGACCCTAGTGGCCTTTGTATAA